The region GCCGGCCAGCTATGCCCGCCGTGACCTTCTGGTCGCCGCGTTGACGTCGGTCGCCACTTTGGCTGCGCCGACCTGGTCGACCGCAGCCTGGGCGCAGGTGCCGGCCGCCGATGCCAGCAAACGCTTCCTCGACCTGTCCAGTTTCCTGACAGGCAAGAACGACCTTGATCCCGTCATCGCCCGCCGCACCCTGCAGGCCCTGATCGCCAGCTCGAAAGACTTCGAGCAACGCTACGCCGCGCTGGCAACCGCCTGTGCGGCGGCGCGCCAGGCCGGCACCCTGCCGGACATGGCCGCGTTCGACACGTCGCCCGTCAGCCAGGACGCCGCGCTGCGCGCCACCGCCGTGGAAATCGTGAGCGCCTGGTACCTGGGGCGTGTGGGCAATGGCCCCAGCACCCAGTTGATCGCCTATCGCGAAGCCCTGATGTACCGGCCGACCGCCGGCATCACCACGGTCCCCAGCTACCAGCTGGGCGGCTACGGCTACTGGGTGCCGAAGCCGGTCGTTCCCTCCGCTGCCTGATTCCTTTCCTGCTCGCGCGCATGAGCCAAGGGCCGCGCCGCGGGTGGGATTACATCGAGAGTTTTCATGTCTACAGAATTTGACGCCGACGTCATCGTCGTCGGCTCCGGCGTGTGCGGCAGCCTGGCCGCGCACCGCCTTGGCAAAGCCGGCAAGCACGTGATCCTGCTGGAAGCCGGCCCCCGCGTGCCGCGCTGGAAGATCGTCGAGAAGTTCCGCAATACGCCCGTCAAGGGCAATCCCAACGGCCCCTATCCGGACACCAGCTACGCACCGAAGTCGGACAGCAAGGGCTATCTGGAAGAGACCGGCAGCACCAAGAACAACCCCAGCTATCTGCGCCTGGTGGGCGGCACGACCTGGCACTGGGCGGGCGCCTGTTATCGCTTCCTGCCGAACGACTTCAAGATGCAGACGCTGTATGGCGTCAGCCGCGACTGGCCGATCAGCTACGAGGACCTGGAACCGTACTACGGCCAGGCCGAAGTGGAACTGGGCGTGTCGGGCCCGGACGATGCGGACCAGAGCGCCACCGGCCGCGCCGGCACGTATCCGCCGCGCTCGACCCCCTATCCGATGAAAGCCCAGCCGCTGCCGTATATGCAGGAGCGCGCCGACGCGGTCCTGTCGGCCGCGGGCTATCGCGTGATCAACGAGCCCACCGCGCGCAACTCGCGTCCTTACGACGACCGGCCGACCTGCCAGGGCAATAACTCCTGCACGCCGGTCTGTCCGATCGGCGCGCTGTACAACGGCTCGGTGCACGCCTACAAGTCCGAAGCCGTGGGCGTGAAGCTGATGACCGACGCCGTGGTCTATCAGGTGGAAGCGGACGG is a window of Bordetella sp. N DNA encoding:
- a CDS encoding sugar dehydrogenase complex small subunit, with protein sequence MSKIAPSRAAQAPASYARRDLLVAALTSVATLAAPTWSTAAWAQVPAADASKRFLDLSSFLTGKNDLDPVIARRTLQALIASSKDFEQRYAALATACAAARQAGTLPDMAAFDTSPVSQDAALRATAVEIVSAWYLGRVGNGPSTQLIAYREALMYRPTAGITTVPSYQLGGYGYWVPKPVVPSAA